The nucleotide sequence AACGTGGCGTCCACTCCAGTGTGAAGATTCGTCACATGAGAATGTCGTACCAGGAGCTCGGAGACTGGAGAACTCTTTGGAATTATAACCGGGTGCTTGGCGTTGTAGTTAAGGGTCGACCTCTCGATTCGTCCGCCAACTCGCATTAGTCCGTCCTTATCCAGAAATGGAGAAAACCGGATCAGCTGCGATTTTGCATGAAGCTGGCGTCCGTTTTCTAGCTGCGAATACTCTCTTTGAAAGGCCTTTCGTTGGATGTGACGAAGAAGTTGGTTTCGAGCTGCCTGCAGTTCCGTTGAAGTTAGGTACTCAGAATAAGGCCTGTGCTGCAAACGAAGACGATAAATAAAGGGATAACAATAGCTAGTTACCCTTATGAGCCGAGTCCAGGATGAGATCTTGTTGATGAGCAACTCGTCGATACTTTCGTCAGGAAAGCTATGTAGAGTTGTTGGCTTGGCTGGAAGTTCCTCTGCTCTGTCTTCCAAATGTGTATCAACTCGGAACTTACTAGTAGACAGAGGCCATTCGTATTGTTTCAAGGCCATCCAGGATGGGCCTTTCCACCAAAGTTCGTGGTCAAGAAGCTTAGATGGGTGAAGTCCCCTGGATGCGCAGTCGGCAGCCGTTCTGTTGCAGACGTATGTGTTCCAATTCCGTGGTGGTGCGGACAGCCAGAGTAGCACGATCTCCGAATCTGTCCAGCAGATCGTGTTGTTAACAGGAATAAATAACGACGCTTTAACAATAGTGAGCAGCCGCGTCAGGAGTAGGGCAGCGTTCAGTTCCAGGAGTGGAATTGAGACTGATTTTATTGGAGCCACACGTGTTTTGGCGGCTACGAGATTTATGTGGAACTTCCCATCCGATGCTACTCGACTATAAACAACAGCACCGTACGCGTGCATGGATGCGTCTGCGAATCCGTGTAGTTGGATGTGTTGGTAGGGTGCAGCAATATACCGAGGTACTAATGCCCTCCAGCGTGCATTCTGGGCGTCAGGAATAGGTTCGACCCAGTGTATTACAGCGGTCCAACTTTCTTGGAAGATGAGCTTGAGAAGCACGGTGGTAGGCGCTGCAATCCCGAGTGGGTCGTAGATCTTGGAAGGTTGCGATAATAGTTCTTGTTTCGTGGGGACAATGCTGAGATCAAATTCTGTAGGTTTGACGAACATTACATCACGACCTGAGCCTTTGGTGAGCTGCATTGGGTCATATCATCGATCCTCTTCAGGTAATGATTGCAGAAGGTTCCAGCAGTTAGAGCTCCATTTCCGTTGTTTGAACTTCGCTTTTCCTAAGAGTCCAATCAGCTCCGTCTTTAGAACCAGAAGATCTTCTACCGAATCGCATCCAGTTGGGATATCGTCCACATAAGCATCTTGTGATAATGCTTGTGATGCGGCCGGGTACTCGAGGCGATGATCGTCAGCTAGTTGCTTCAAAACTCAAACGGCCAGAAATGGAGAGGGCGCTAGGCCGTACGTGACTGTTAACAGTCGAAAATGAA is from Drosophila suzukii chromosome 3, CBGP_Dsuzu_IsoJpt1.0, whole genome shotgun sequence and encodes:
- the LOC139352716 gene encoding uncharacterized protein, translating into MQLTKGSGRDVMFVKPTEFDLSIVPTKQELLSQPSKIYDPLGIAAPTTVLLKLIFQESWTAVIHWVEPIPDAQNARWRALVPRYIAAPYQHIQLHGFADASMHAYGAVVYSRVASDGKFHINLVAAKTRVAPIKSVSIPLLELNAALLLTRLLTIVKASLFIPVNNTICWTDSEIVLLWLSAPPRNWNTYVCNRTAADCASRGLHPSKLLDHELWWKGPSWMALKQYEWPLSTSKFRVDTHLEDRAEELPAKPTTLHSFPDESIDELLINKISSWTRLIRVTSYCYPFIYRLRLQHRPYSEYLTSTELQAARNQLLRHIQRKAFQREYSQLENGRQLHAKSQLIRFSPFLDKDGLMRVGGRIERSTLNYNAKHPVIIPKSSPVSELLVRHSHVTNLHTGVDATFTNLRQQYWILGARNIVRKTVFQCKRCFLQRKSTSSQIMGELPVPRVQASRCFKYTALDYAGLISIKGSTGRTPMIGKAWFAIFVYLTTKALHIEAVTDLTTKAFIAAFQRFIAWRSKPTDLYSDNGTTFHGSKRVLDEMRLLAMEQCKDENLANFFANEEILWHFIPPSDQHFGGI